In the genome of Halofilum ochraceum, one region contains:
- a CDS encoding MarR family winged helix-turn-helix transcriptional regulator gives MTAEETTDDSLELGNQLCFSVYSTAHAFTRLYTSLLKSLDVTYTQYLVLLVLWEEDGPTVKALGDRLSLDSGTLTPLLRRLEDAGYVHRVRAERDQRCMHVYLTEHGRAVRPDVHDVRRSVFEATGLSFAELKDLQGRLETLRSALDSAAQRG, from the coding sequence TTGACCGCAGAAGAAACCACGGACGACTCACTCGAACTCGGCAATCAGCTGTGTTTCAGCGTCTATTCGACGGCTCATGCGTTCACCCGCCTGTACACGAGCCTGCTGAAATCGCTTGATGTCACGTACACGCAGTACCTGGTCCTGCTGGTCCTGTGGGAAGAGGATGGCCCGACGGTGAAGGCGTTGGGCGATCGGCTCTCGCTGGATTCCGGCACGCTGACCCCCTTGTTGCGGCGACTCGAAGACGCGGGCTACGTCCATCGGGTACGCGCCGAGCGCGACCAGCGCTGCATGCACGTCTACCTCACGGAACATGGCCGCGCGGTCCGCCCCGACGTGCACGACGTGCGCCGCTCGGTGTTCGAGGCGACGGGCCTGAGCTTTGCGGAACTGAAAGATCTCCAGGGGCGACTGGAAACATTGCGCTCGGCGCTGGATTCGGCCGCCCAGCGCGGGTGA
- a CDS encoding lytic transglycosylase, translating into MSGQAAPRLESGARVVDPPTVEPGAEDVWSRLRDGFGLPNVEEERIDAEIARYEGRQRYFEIVAERAQPYLRYILDRIEARGMPAELLLIPVVESAFRPFAYSYARAGGLWQFKPLTGKRFGLKQNWWYDGRRDVLASTDAALDYLEYLHGFFDGDWLLAIAAYNGGEGTVQRAVRANAAQGQPTDYWHLDLPTQTEKYVPRILALRAILSTPGKYGIALPAMPEEEALTIVELDDQVDLAVAAEMAGMPLEALHRYNSGYNRWATPPDGPHRLAVPKRQADTLRAALETRDDRGMIRWRRHAVESGDTLGAIADRYGTTVDMLRDANDINGAMIRVGQKLLVPMPSRDGEAYTLSLENRRQRTQASGPSGRERIDYRVRPGDTFWGIARSHDVKVRRLAAWNDMAPGDAIHPGQSLAIWVEASQAGRGGPTQNLQQVTYRVREGDSLYAIARRFNLDVEAIRRWNSLQAGAYLQPGQSLDLQVDVTEQAEARP; encoded by the coding sequence ATGAGTGGCCAGGCGGCTCCACGCCTCGAGTCTGGGGCGAGGGTGGTGGATCCCCCGACGGTCGAGCCCGGGGCGGAAGACGTCTGGTCGCGGCTGCGGGACGGGTTCGGGCTGCCGAACGTCGAGGAGGAGCGCATCGATGCCGAGATCGCGCGCTATGAAGGACGGCAGCGCTATTTCGAGATTGTCGCGGAGCGCGCGCAGCCGTATCTGCGCTATATCCTCGATCGCATCGAGGCGCGCGGCATGCCGGCCGAACTGCTGCTGATCCCCGTCGTCGAGAGCGCGTTCCGTCCGTTCGCCTATTCCTATGCGCGCGCGGGCGGTCTCTGGCAGTTCAAACCCCTGACCGGGAAGCGCTTCGGCCTGAAACAGAACTGGTGGTACGACGGCCGCCGGGACGTGCTGGCGAGCACCGATGCCGCGCTCGACTACCTGGAGTACCTGCACGGGTTCTTCGATGGCGATTGGCTGCTCGCCATCGCCGCCTACAACGGCGGTGAGGGGACGGTGCAGCGCGCGGTACGGGCCAACGCGGCGCAGGGCCAGCCCACCGACTACTGGCATCTCGACCTGCCGACACAGACCGAGAAATACGTGCCGCGCATATTGGCGTTGCGGGCCATTCTGAGCACACCCGGCAAGTACGGGATCGCGTTGCCCGCGATGCCCGAAGAAGAGGCACTGACCATCGTGGAGCTCGATGATCAGGTGGATCTCGCGGTCGCCGCGGAGATGGCCGGCATGCCGCTGGAAGCGCTGCATCGCTACAACTCGGGCTACAACCGCTGGGCGACGCCGCCGGATGGGCCGCATCGCCTCGCAGTGCCGAAAAGACAGGCCGACACCCTGCGGGCGGCGCTGGAAACCCGTGACGACCGGGGCATGATCCGTTGGCGTCGGCACGCCGTCGAATCCGGCGATACCCTGGGGGCGATCGCCGATCGCTATGGCACGACGGTCGATATGCTGCGCGATGCGAATGATATCAACGGGGCCATGATCCGGGTTGGACAGAAACTGCTGGTGCCCATGCCCAGCCGCGACGGTGAGGCCTACACCCTGAGTCTCGAAAACCGCCGTCAGCGCACCCAGGCGAGCGGACCCTCCGGGCGCGAACGCATCGACTACCGTGTACGTCCGGGCGACACCTTCTGGGGAATCGCCCGCTCGCATGACGTCAAAGTTCGCCGCCTGGCCGCCTGGAACGACATGGCCCCCGGGGACGCGATCCATCCCGGGCAAAGCCTGGCGATCTGGGTCGAGGCCAGCCAGGCCGGCCGCGGCGGACCCACGCAGAATCTGCAGCAGGTCACCTACAGGGTGCGCGAGGGCGATTCACTGTACGCGATCGCCCGCCGGTTCAATCTCGATGTCGAGGCGATCCGGCGCTGGAACAGCCTGCAGGCCGGGGCGTATCTCCAGCCGGGGCAGAGCCTCGATCTGCAGGTCGATGTCACCGAACAGGCGGAGGCGCGACCGTAG
- a CDS encoding PH domain-containing protein: MAGLSERLDASERVLFHERVHPAIWLRPGAVLGIGLFAMLGAGGPAAVITILVGLIDLCGRALQATRIELMVTERRVLARTGIFRTREVAVVGANAVELIQHGLARHLGFAFVRLTPAEGNPRTVGFVPEPAALRQALESASPA; encoded by the coding sequence GTGGCAGGGTTGAGCGAACGGCTGGATGCATCCGAGCGGGTGCTTTTCCACGAGCGGGTACACCCGGCCATCTGGCTACGCCCGGGCGCCGTGCTCGGAATCGGTCTGTTCGCCATGCTGGGGGCGGGCGGGCCCGCTGCCGTCATCACCATCCTGGTCGGGCTGATCGACCTGTGCGGTCGGGCGTTGCAGGCGACCCGGATCGAACTGATGGTGACCGAGCGCCGGGTACTGGCCCGGACCGGGATCTTCCGGACGCGGGAGGTCGCAGTTGTGGGCGCGAACGCTGTCGAACTGATCCAGCATGGCCTCGCCAGGCATCTCGGGTTCGCGTTCGTTCGGCTCACGCCCGCCGAGGGAAATCCGCGGACGGTTGGCTTCGTTCCCGAGCCCGCGGCATTGCGCCAGGCGCTTGAGAGCGCCAGTCCGGCCTGA
- a CDS encoding efflux RND transporter periplasmic adaptor subunit, producing the protein MLRRRHLVPAVLGLVVIGTVAWLLRPAPEPVSTATVERGPLTETIEEEGRTRVRERYDVSSPVAGWAPRVTLDPGDTVAAGEVLMALRPLPASALDPRARAEAEAALERARAALQAERARLEAARTSARYARATYERLAGLRIDGQVSRNEVERAEAEAERAEAEFESARYAVDVARQEVAAAEARLQYAGRSETPDEVPVEAPVDGQVLAVHHESQGVVAAGEPLLVLGNPASLEVVVEVLSADAVRIEPGMEVRFHRWGGEESLPGRVRRVEPSGFTEVSALGVEEQRVRVIAEITAPHSRWRGLGDAYRVEAEFILWSAEDVVQIPENALFETDDGYAVYVIADGIAQRRGVQIGHEGGLDVEIREGLSEGETVVLQPSRTITEGTRVMPIGQR; encoded by the coding sequence ATGCTCAGACGTCGCCATCTCGTACCCGCTGTCCTCGGTCTCGTCGTGATCGGCACAGTGGCCTGGCTGCTGCGACCGGCACCGGAACCCGTATCCACGGCGACAGTGGAGCGCGGACCGCTGACGGAAACGATCGAGGAAGAGGGACGGACCCGCGTGCGCGAGCGCTACGACGTGTCGTCACCCGTGGCCGGCTGGGCGCCCCGGGTCACACTGGATCCGGGCGATACGGTCGCGGCTGGTGAAGTCCTGATGGCACTACGTCCCCTGCCCGCCAGTGCGCTCGATCCCCGTGCCCGAGCCGAGGCCGAGGCGGCACTCGAACGCGCCCGCGCTGCACTGCAGGCGGAACGCGCACGGCTGGAGGCCGCCCGCACCAGTGCCCGCTACGCGCGGGCGACGTATGAGCGCCTCGCCGGTCTGCGCATTGACGGCCAGGTCTCGCGCAACGAGGTAGAGCGGGCCGAGGCGGAGGCCGAGCGGGCCGAGGCGGAATTCGAATCGGCCCGCTACGCCGTCGACGTCGCCCGTCAGGAAGTGGCGGCCGCCGAGGCGCGACTGCAGTACGCGGGACGCAGCGAGACACCGGACGAAGTCCCCGTCGAGGCACCGGTCGACGGCCAGGTGCTCGCCGTGCACCACGAGAGCCAGGGTGTCGTTGCCGCCGGTGAGCCGCTGCTCGTTCTGGGCAACCCGGCCTCGCTGGAGGTGGTCGTCGAGGTCCTGTCGGCGGACGCGGTGCGGATCGAGCCGGGCATGGAGGTGCGGTTCCATCGCTGGGGTGGCGAGGAAAGCCTCCCCGGCCGCGTACGCCGCGTGGAACCCTCCGGGTTCACCGAGGTATCGGCCCTCGGCGTCGAGGAACAGCGTGTCCGCGTGATCGCCGAAATCACCGCCCCGCATTCACGGTGGCGGGGCCTCGGCGACGCCTATCGGGTGGAGGCGGAGTTCATCCTCTGGTCCGCGGAAGACGTCGTGCAGATCCCCGAGAACGCCCTTTTCGAGACCGACGACGGCTACGCGGTGTACGTGATCGCCGATGGCATTGCCCAACGGCGTGGCGTGCAGATTGGCCACGAGGGTGGACTCGACGTCGAAATCCGGGAGGGCCTCAGCGAGGGCGAGACCGTGGTACTCCAGCCGTCCAGAACGATCACCGAGGGCACGCGAGTGATGCCCATCGGTCAGCGCTGA
- a CDS encoding hybrid sensor histidine kinase/response regulator, with translation MTAGHSSFDYETAAQVFRVLRARATLYAVVGTLIAIIAVVLATLLVCVHVYDGITTNNIMLAHRENIAIQALDAMPFLFTWWGQYASSKMAAEAGSMVERRTDDLKQELADARFTAQAKTDFFARMSHELRTPINAIVGMSELVMNTDDPEQRRHHAQVIHDSAYGLLTLVNDVLDFSRIEAGRMELDDVGFDLYDHLNGTATLLDQQARAKGLRLVSLIPPDTPRRVVGDPGRLRQIVINLVGNAIKFTSEGEVVLAVKRWEALEAGGVRIRVEVADTGTGIPAEAQERLFEPYSRVGTETIEGTGLGLSITRDLVAAMDGEIGVDSEPGVGSVFWFEIQLGAARAPDREGPAPRLRGRKVLLADPDADQRTALASQLRTLGMWVTQAGDGVEAMQMALRAAADGTPYDLLLAELFLPCLSGEELGRRLKRRPETCSTSLAIMTATGARGDAKRLNEAGFAGYLTRPIPPENLEELVQAILATHALPEAERRRQGLVTRYHVEETYPHAAVQPVLVVDDSAINREITLHHLSRLGIDADQVDTGARAVEAVGSRDYAAVLMDLRLPDMHGAEAIQTIRRNGAAQAAPPILVLTAGATTEERERCEQAGIEAFMTRPLEGDGLRSALAPWIGARVDSTNEPDAAAMRAPDPKLARVFVQEADERIGAMRTVLAGNADLDVLGRHAHTIGSTSRHFPGTELTDIARQIEARANAGDLDGVRAEFPDLETAWSTLRADLIQGMEAEH, from the coding sequence ATGACCGCGGGTCACTCCAGCTTCGATTACGAAACCGCGGCGCAGGTATTCCGGGTGCTGCGGGCCCGCGCCACGCTCTACGCCGTGGTCGGCACGCTGATCGCGATCATCGCCGTCGTTCTGGCGACGCTGTTGGTCTGTGTCCACGTCTACGACGGCATCACCACGAACAACATCATGCTCGCCCATCGCGAGAACATCGCGATCCAGGCGCTCGATGCCATGCCGTTCCTGTTCACCTGGTGGGGCCAGTACGCCAGTTCGAAGATGGCCGCCGAGGCCGGCTCGATGGTCGAGCGCCGGACCGATGATCTGAAGCAGGAACTCGCCGACGCCCGGTTCACCGCCCAGGCCAAGACCGACTTCTTCGCCCGCATGAGCCATGAGCTGCGCACGCCGATCAACGCGATCGTCGGCATGAGCGAACTCGTGATGAATACCGACGACCCTGAACAGCGTCGCCATCATGCCCAGGTCATCCACGACTCGGCGTATGGCCTGCTCACACTGGTCAACGACGTGCTCGATTTCTCCCGGATCGAGGCGGGCCGGATGGAACTCGACGATGTCGGCTTCGATCTGTATGACCACCTCAATGGCACGGCCACACTGCTCGACCAGCAGGCGCGCGCCAAAGGTCTCCGTCTGGTCAGTCTGATTCCGCCGGATACACCCCGCCGCGTGGTGGGAGATCCGGGCCGGCTGCGGCAGATCGTCATCAATCTGGTCGGCAACGCCATCAAGTTCACCAGCGAGGGCGAGGTCGTGCTGGCCGTCAAACGCTGGGAGGCGCTCGAGGCAGGCGGGGTTCGCATACGCGTCGAGGTCGCCGACACCGGCACCGGCATCCCCGCCGAAGCGCAGGAGCGCCTGTTCGAGCCCTACAGCCGCGTCGGCACGGAGACCATTGAGGGTACCGGCCTGGGGCTTTCGATTACCCGGGATCTCGTCGCGGCGATGGATGGCGAGATCGGCGTCGACAGTGAACCGGGTGTCGGCAGCGTGTTCTGGTTCGAGATCCAGCTCGGCGCCGCACGCGCCCCGGACCGCGAAGGGCCCGCGCCACGGCTGCGGGGGCGAAAGGTCCTGCTCGCCGACCCCGACGCGGATCAGCGCACCGCGCTGGCGAGCCAGCTGCGCACCCTCGGCATGTGGGTCACCCAGGCCGGCGATGGCGTCGAGGCGATGCAGATGGCGCTACGCGCGGCGGCCGACGGCACGCCCTACGATCTCCTGCTTGCCGAGTTGTTCCTGCCCTGTCTTTCCGGCGAAGAGCTCGGGCGACGCCTGAAACGGCGGCCCGAGACCTGCTCGACCAGCCTCGCGATCATGACCGCGACCGGGGCCCGCGGCGATGCCAAGCGGCTCAATGAGGCCGGCTTCGCCGGCTACCTGACACGCCCGATCCCCCCCGAGAACCTCGAGGAACTGGTGCAGGCCATTCTCGCCACCCACGCACTGCCGGAGGCGGAGCGCCGGCGCCAGGGTCTGGTCACCCGCTACCATGTCGAGGAGACCTACCCGCATGCCGCCGTCCAGCCCGTGCTGGTCGTCGATGACAGCGCGATCAACCGCGAAATCACGCTGCATCATCTCTCCCGTCTCGGTATCGATGCGGACCAGGTGGATACCGGCGCCCGGGCGGTGGAGGCGGTCGGCAGCCGCGACTACGCGGCCGTGTTGATGGACCTGCGGCTGCCGGACATGCATGGCGCCGAGGCGATCCAGACGATCCGCCGCAACGGGGCCGCGCAGGCGGCACCGCCGATCCTCGTCCTGACGGCGGGCGCCACCACCGAGGAACGGGAACGCTGTGAACAGGCCGGTATCGAGGCCTTCATGACCCGTCCCCTGGAAGGAGACGGCCTGCGTTCCGCCCTGGCGCCGTGGATCGGTGCGCGCGTGGACAGCACGAACGAGCCGGATGCTGCAGCCATGCGCGCCCCCGACCCGAAACTGGCCCGCGTCTTCGTGCAGGAAGCGGATGAGCGGATCGGCGCGATGCGCACCGTGCTCGCGGGCAACGCGGATCTCGACGTCCTCGGACGGCATGCACACACGATTGGCAGCACCAGCCGTCATTTCCCGGGCACGGAGCTTACGGACATCGCGCGCCAGATAGAGGCGCGTGCGAATGCCGGCGACCTGGACGGCGTTCGTGCTGAATTCCCCGATCTGGAAACTGCCTGGAGCACGCTGCGCGCCGATCTGATTCAGGGAATGGAGGCCGAACACTGA